From the genome of Asterias rubens chromosome 13, eAstRub1.3, whole genome shotgun sequence:
ggttacccccttcacagtccataaggatgtaggcatggccgggtatcattcactaggagccacctactccttgcgctaaacaaggttaccccctttacagtccataaggatgtaggcatggctggGTATCATTCACTACATGTAGGAGCCTGGCTAGTACAGCAGAATGCCTAAAGTGGCATCCTATCGATCTCTCGTAATCATTGGTAAGACatcaaaaaagacaaaggaCTGGAATCAGGAATTACACAACAGTCTGGTAAAAAAGAGATTTTGTGCTCGAATCCAGTCCCTTTGTCCCTCTCTTTAAATACTAGGAAACAAATGTAGCACAGTTAGTGCCCATGCAATGTGCATGCTACACAATAAAAGAAGCGTGTAACACATCAATATTTGACCTTATTCCCCCAACAATGTGTCTTTAGTGTATCATGCATTTGCTTGAATTCCATTTGGTGTTTAAGTTAAGTTGTCTGTATTCTTGTCTTTTGGTTTTCTAGGGAAATGTCCTACATAGGAAATCAACATGTCCTGAAGGAGTTAAAAGCAATTTGTACACAGTCGCTGTATGGGGGATGGAATCTCCAGGACGCAGTTCAATGGATTCTGTCCCACAATGCCGAACTGTGTACAAAGTTCTTCTGATAGCACCTCGTCCCCCAGCTTATGTTAATTTCCTGTATGAGGGACAGAATATCCGAGGGACAGATTTTCCTAAAACCGTGACCtaacttaaagacaatggacactattggtaattgtcgtaatacagtcttcttacttggtgtatctcaacatatgcacaaaataataaatctgtgaaaaattgagctcaattggtcgtcaaagctgtgagacaataatgaaagaaaaaacatccttgtcacacgaagttgtgtgctttcagatgcttgatttcgagacctcaaattctaaacttgagtctcgaaatcaaatttgtggaaaattacttctttctcaaaaactacgtcacttcagagggagccgtttctcacagtgttttatactatcaacagctccccattactcgttaccaaggaaggtttgatgctaataattattttgagtaattaccattggtgtccactgcctttaagaattgtTCTTCAGTAAGGTCAATGTTTATGTCTCTTTGTTTTACAGAGTTGTATTCCTTGTGGTGTGCCATTCTGCGGAATCAATGTACTGTTTGCAAATGTGTGGGTAAGTTTTTGTGGTGATTGAAGTAACATGTTTACTCTTCCAACAAGAATTATGCTAACCATAATCAGCCCTATACATggctcttcctctgtgctgtacactGACACGAGGGTCCGTTTCTGGGGCGAACAACTTTTAGAGCTTCATAAATCTCACCTGTAAGAAGCTACTATAATCTCACTCGTCCATGGCTGcttacaatttttgcatttcAGATGTTCCTCTGTATTTGTTATGTCCAGGATGTCTCCCAAATCTATCAAAATGCTACTCGCTGTAAAAACTTGACACCAAAATATAAGGACTCTGAGGGATGCGTTATGTTTATGCTAAAGTGTTTACTGGCTAGGTAAGAGAGTTCCAAAACATTCTCATCTTGTGTGCACCATGTTTAAGTCtcgagaaaacaaaacacaatccgGTAGTGACTTAAAACCCAATCCAATGCAAGGTTCTAGGTCTGAGCTGGGAAAATTAAATCTGTCTATGTATTCAAGTAATACAGGTATAATAATAAGATATGCAGTTCTTAGTGTTCTATGCAGTTCTACTGTACCAGCATGCGTTTCGTATTGAGAGCTAAGTTCCTAATAAAAGGcctatttattttgaaacataCAAACATGTAACCATTAATTATTGAAAGAGGACTGACAAAGTTTCTCCTGTGGGTTGCTTTTATAACAAGAATCATCTTGTCTTTTAATATATTTAGTAGCTTCTTCTCTTTTCATCCTTCCCCTCTATGACTGAAGAGTTTCTAGTTATGGTTAACCTTTGTGTTCCATCCTAGTCGTTAAGTACCATTTGCTCTATGTTTTTGTCTGGTTtcgttcatgtacatgtatgtacgttCTGTTTTATTCTGTTCTGTTTAGAAGTCCACTAATGCACTTTTATACTTGTCTTTTGAATATGTCTCCTTGTTTGCCTCTATTTCATTGTGTCTCATATAATTGTTATCCTAGTAGTTTAGTATGTTTTCAATTTAGACCAGCTTTATTACTTGTTTACATGTACACTTTGCATTATGTAAATTAATGtcgagttgaattgaattgacatTTCTGCAGAAAGAAGAACATTTCCCAGGGATGCAGAGTGAAATGGTTTCTTTCTACTATGGTATTTGGGGGAGCTTCTCTCTACCAGCTCAGCCAGTTCAAACAGGGTGTGCGGACGAAGAAGAACTACAAAGACTAACTGTCCATCAAAGAGTAGTTTAGATTTTGTCCACATTTTTGAGGAtatcttttttggggggaatcatattttatttttcatgcCAGATTTGGCTCGTTTTCATCAGGGTAGTCTTTTAAATAAtcaattttgcttttaaattattttatctCATAAGTAGTTTCCCTCTTTTTGGTACAAAGGTTGATATTTTTCCTGCCATTTTGGCTTATTTTTACCAGGGTAGTTGTTAATAGTTTGTTTCCTTTGTAGAAAATTATAATGTCAATCAAAGAAAGGTTTCTAATTTTTCCTGCCATTTTGGCTTATTTTTATCAGGGTAGTTATCTTTAGTTTGTCTCTATTATACTgtctttgaaagaaataataattttggattGTCAGCTTTCTAggttgacaacaatttttttttcctgccACTTTTGGCTAATTGTTACCAGTTCTTTACTTCACGTCAAGTATACTTTCTTTGCAAGTCAGATTTTTGGGTATcaatagtttttttattttcctgcTACTTTTGGCTTATTTTCACCTTCTATTTCCGTTGCTGTCCatcaaagaaatattttatttggggAGCATTAGATATAGAAtaatttagttgtttttttcatcAGGGTAGTTTTTctagtttgtttctttttacgTAATACTTCTAATAATGCATTACAGATTTCTTTAAAAAGGTTGCCCTCTTAAATGCCATGTCGCATGTACAATATGGGACTGGTATTTGTATcctatttgtttttgcttagcgtCATATTGTTAAGCATCATTCTCTGCTAAGGCAGCTCAGAGAAATTAGGCCAATTCTTCAGTTGTTAATTTGGTCCATCTGGAGTTTCGGAAACAGTTGCCAACGATAGCCTCTCTTTGGTAAAGTCCTGGTAGGACACCATTCACAGTAAAGTGaatcatttatattttatacCAATTAAGCCTCATTTTTCATTAGTGAATATGTAAATAAAAGTTCCCTCGTGCAATGTGCATAATTATTTAATAAGCTGAaactaatattttgtaaaattgtctaCATTAAAATAGATCTTGATTTCAAGCTATTTCTAAACTGAAAGCAAAATTGCTGCTTATGCTTTGTGATCAAGATAATAGTGCGACACATTAATAACTGTTTGATTATTAAAATTGTATCGTCACTAGTTACTGATCATGTTAATTGTTACACAAGCCCCAAGTTCAGGCTCTTTGGATTAAGGATGTGGGAGTGatgtatttttctgtattctagGAGCGTGCAGGCTCTTTAGGTTAAGGATGTGGGtgatatatttttctgtattctagGAGCTTGCATTTGATAACGGAATTCCAAATATTTGCATATTGCATGCAATCAGTCAGATTGTTTTATCAGATGACAGAAAGTTAAGTGtattttcaggaaactttctGTAGAATCTTGGTGAGTTGGCAGCTCAGGTGGTAACAAATTTATGTTCAAGCAAACTAGACGCAAAGCTTAAAAAAGTGCAATGAACAGTTGATACAGTGCGTCTTCTATTCATACCTCCATGATTAAAAGAGGGCGACATATGGGCCGTGCATTATAGGTAAATAAATCACTCTCTTGTCGCTTtgatcaaccaatcaaaatagtagtttgcttgaagataaccATATTAGTGTAAGGGTTTGGTgggttttgtttgttgattttctttcttcttttttttttgggggggggggggggttgaggtcCCTCAAGTTTTAACAatctttatgtacatgtatg
Proteins encoded in this window:
- the LOC117298466 gene encoding transmembrane protein 254-like, encoding MAPKSQDYFNLPSLPWMILIGTGIYMLLGATFLPAAVPYRYLGPLGTLVLFLQEKYPAVLMFLVVFLVVCHSAESMYCLQMCGKKNISQGCRVKWFLSTMVFGGASLYQLSQFKQGVRTKKNYKD